A segment of the Serratia fonticola genome:
AAGAGTTTTGGTTTCCCCTTCCAGTGTGGCGAAAAAAACAGCGATTAATCGCCGCGGCTAGCGCAAAAATTGCCGTTAATCTCCCAGCAATAAAATCCGCACAAGCAGCTTAACCAGAGGTTTCATAAAAGTTAAATCAGGCACCTACCTCGTAAATGGTATTACCAACACCGCGTTACCGATTTGCAGCTGGTTGTGAAACGAGGTGTTAAATTGTGCGGGTTAGATGATTTCGATCAAGGCCCATATGGACAGGAGGTGAATACTTTGTTACTTTAGCGTCACGTTTTTGAAATTGGTATTACCAATTGACTCCGCGCACTTCGCAGAGAAGAAATCACCCATGGCCTACAGCAAAATCCGCCAACCCAAATTGTCAGACGTTATCGAGCAACAGCTCGAATACCTGATCCTTGAGGGTACGCTCCGTCCCGGTGAAAAGTTACCTCCGGAACGCGAACTGGCGAAACAATTTGATGTTTCCCGTCCTTCTCTGAGAGAGGCTATCCAGCGCCTGGAAGCCAAAGGCCTGCTCCTGCGCCGTCAGGGTGGTGGCACCTTTGTACAAACTAATCTGTGGCAAAGCTTTAGCGATCCGCTGGCTGAACTGCTGGCTGACCATCCTGAATCACAATTCGACCTGCTCGAAACCCGTCATGCCCTTGAGGGTATTGCAGCCTATTATGCTGCGCTACGTGGTACTGACGAAGATCTGGCGCGTATCCGCGATTGCCATCATGTGATTCAGCAGGCCCAGGACAGCGGCGATTTAGATGCCGAAGCCGATGCGGTCATGCAGTATCAAATTGCGGTGACCGAAGCTGCCCATAACGTTGTGTTACTTCATCTGCTGCGCTGTATGGGGCCGATGCTGGAACAGAACGTCCGCCAGAACTTTGAATTGCTCTACTCGCGCCGTGAAATGTTGGCAAAAGTGAGCAGCCATCGCGCCGGGATTTTTGAGGCGATTGTGGCACGCGAACCTGAAAAGGCCCGTGAAGCCTCGCACCGCCATTTGGCGTTTATCGAGGAAATTTTGCTGGATCTCAGCAGAGAACACACCCGGCGCGAGAGATCGCTGCGGCGTCTCCAGCAACGCAAGGATTAAGAGTGGTTCTCTTCAGGGGACACCAGCCTGTAGAGATGAAGCTCGGGGTGCTTAGTTAAGCACTTGAAGCGGCAACGTTACCCAATGGATTCCAAGTCGTAGTCAACAGCGCTGAGGCTTGAAAGACGAAGGGAATAAACTGATGAGCCTGTCTTCGTGCGTTTTTTTGCAGAATGCAGGAAGACAGGCTCCAAACAAACCATTAGACAGATAAGGAATACCACCATGTCAGAACGTTTAAACAATGACGTGGATCCGATCGAAACCCGCGACTGGCTGCAGGCGATCGAATCGGTCATCCGTGAAGAGGGTGTTGAG
Coding sequences within it:
- the pdhR gene encoding pyruvate dehydrogenase complex transcriptional repressor PdhR — its product is MAYSKIRQPKLSDVIEQQLEYLILEGTLRPGEKLPPERELAKQFDVSRPSLREAIQRLEAKGLLLRRQGGGTFVQTNLWQSFSDPLAELLADHPESQFDLLETRHALEGIAAYYAALRGTDEDLARIRDCHHVIQQAQDSGDLDAEADAVMQYQIAVTEAAHNVVLLHLLRCMGPMLEQNVRQNFELLYSRREMLAKVSSHRAGIFEAIVAREPEKAREASHRHLAFIEEILLDLSREHTRRERSLRRLQQRKD